One stretch of Streptomyces peucetius DNA includes these proteins:
- a CDS encoding GntR family transcriptional regulator codes for MPAATVKQPPAAERVYTHIKQAVLDRRYEGGTLLTEGELAEAVGVSRTPVREALLKLEVEGLIKLYPKKGALVLAVSAQEIRDVVETRLLVEEFAVRKAVPAPAALVARLEELLAEQRRHADAGDLASFAVSDRCFHAEIVKHAGNEILSRLYDQLRDRQLRMGVAMMQALPDRVSRNYEEHSEILDRIKAGDAEGAAGCVRGHLGRVEVLVRGEGR; via the coding sequence ATGCCCGCCGCCACCGTGAAGCAGCCCCCTGCCGCAGAACGCGTCTACACACACATCAAGCAGGCCGTCCTCGACCGCCGCTACGAGGGCGGAACGCTGCTCACCGAAGGCGAACTCGCCGAAGCCGTGGGCGTGTCCCGCACCCCCGTACGGGAAGCGCTGCTCAAGCTCGAGGTGGAAGGGCTCATCAAGCTCTACCCGAAGAAGGGCGCGCTGGTCCTCGCCGTCTCCGCGCAGGAGATCCGGGACGTGGTCGAGACCCGTCTGCTGGTCGAGGAGTTCGCGGTGCGCAAGGCGGTGCCGGCGCCCGCCGCGCTCGTCGCACGCCTTGAGGAACTGCTGGCCGAACAGCGGCGCCACGCCGACGCCGGCGACCTCGCCTCGTTCGCCGTCAGCGACCGCTGCTTCCACGCCGAGATCGTCAAGCACGCCGGCAACGAGATCCTCTCCCGGCTCTACGACCAACTCCGCGACCGCCAGCTCCGGATGGGCGTCGCGATGATGCAGGCCCTCCCCGACCGGGTCTCGCGCAACTACGAGGAGCACTCCGAGATCCTGGACCGGATCAAGGCGGGCGACGCGGAGGGCGCGGCCGGTTGCGTACGGGGACACCTCGGCCGGGTCGAGGTGCTCGTCCGGGGTGAGGGCCGGTGA
- a CDS encoding dihydrolipoamide acetyltransferase family protein: MTQDTSLRFREFKMPDVGEGLTEAEILKWYVQPGDTVTDGQVVCEVETAKAAVELPIPYDGVVHELRFAEGTTVDVGTSIITVDVAPGSGDAAPAEAAAVPAAQTEASPVAEATAEAAEEAKPQGRQPVLVGYGVAESSTKRRPRKQTAAPEQAEAAAAIQAEMNGHGAPTAPRPLAKPPVRKLAKDLGIDLATVTPTGPDGVITREDVHAAAAPAPAPAAVTPEPAPAQAAPAPVAAGARETRVPIKGVRKATAAAMVGSAFTAPHVTEFVTIDVTRTMKLVEELKTDKDMAGLRVNPLLLIAKALLVAIKRNPEVNAAWDEAAQEIVQKHYVNLGIAAATPRGLIVPNIKDAHDKTLPQLAESLGELVATAREGKTTPAAMQGGTVTITNVGVFGVDTGTPILNPGESAILAVGAIKLQPWVHKGKVKPRQVTTLALSFDHRLVDGELGSKVLADIAAILENPKRLITWA; encoded by the coding sequence ATGACGCAAGACACTTCGCTCCGCTTCCGCGAGTTCAAGATGCCCGACGTGGGCGAGGGACTCACCGAGGCCGAGATTCTCAAGTGGTACGTCCAGCCGGGCGACACCGTCACCGACGGCCAGGTCGTCTGTGAGGTCGAGACGGCGAAGGCGGCCGTCGAGCTGCCGATCCCGTACGACGGCGTGGTGCACGAGCTGCGCTTCGCCGAGGGCACCACCGTCGACGTCGGCACGTCGATCATCACGGTCGACGTGGCGCCGGGCAGCGGCGACGCGGCCCCGGCCGAGGCCGCTGCGGTGCCCGCCGCCCAGACCGAGGCGTCGCCCGTGGCGGAGGCCACCGCCGAGGCCGCGGAGGAGGCCAAGCCGCAGGGCCGCCAGCCCGTCCTCGTCGGCTACGGCGTCGCCGAGTCGTCCACGAAGCGCAGGCCCCGCAAGCAGACGGCGGCTCCCGAGCAGGCCGAGGCGGCCGCCGCGATCCAGGCGGAGATGAACGGCCACGGCGCGCCGACGGCGCCGCGTCCGCTCGCCAAGCCCCCGGTGCGCAAGCTCGCCAAGGACCTCGGCATCGACCTGGCGACGGTCACCCCGACCGGCCCCGACGGCGTCATCACCCGCGAGGACGTCCACGCGGCTGCCGCGCCGGCGCCCGCTCCGGCTGCCGTCACCCCCGAGCCGGCCCCGGCCCAGGCCGCCCCCGCGCCCGTCGCGGCGGGTGCGCGCGAGACCCGTGTGCCGATCAAGGGCGTACGGAAGGCGACCGCGGCCGCGATGGTCGGCAGCGCGTTCACCGCGCCGCACGTCACGGAGTTCGTGACCATCGACGTCACGCGCACCATGAAGCTCGTCGAGGAGCTCAAGACCGACAAGGACATGGCGGGGCTCCGGGTCAACCCGCTGCTGCTCATCGCCAAGGCCCTGCTGGTCGCGATCAAGCGGAACCCGGAGGTCAACGCGGCCTGGGACGAGGCCGCCCAGGAGATCGTGCAGAAGCACTACGTCAACCTGGGCATCGCGGCGGCCACGCCGCGGGGTCTGATCGTCCCCAACATCAAGGACGCGCACGACAAGACCCTGCCGCAACTGGCGGAGTCCCTGGGCGAGCTGGTCGCCACGGCGCGTGAGGGGAAGACCACCCCGGCGGCGATGCAGGGCGGCACGGTAACCATCACCAACGTCGGCGTTTTCGGCGTCGACACCGGCACGCCGATCCTGAACCCCGGCGAGTCGGCCATCCTCGCGGTCGGTGCGATCAAGCTCCAGCCGTGGGTCCACAAGGGCAAGGTCAAGCCCCGTCAGGTCACCACCCTGGCGCTCTCCTTCGACCACCGCCTGGTCGACGGCGAGCTCGGCTCCAAGGTCCTCGCGGACATCGCGGCGATCCTGGAGAACCCGAAGCGGCTCATCACCTGGGCCTGA
- a CDS encoding LuxR family transcriptional regulator: MLFALRDAVDDRAAARELRITERTVKFHIARMRAKMGGISRTRLCAVAAVHALRDCAHCVAVRTVTEPPGPARG; encoded by the coding sequence GTGCTGTTCGCGCTGCGCGACGCGGTCGACGACCGGGCTGCGGCGCGCGAACTGCGCATCACCGAACGCACGGTCAAGTTCCACATCGCCAGGATGCGCGCCAAGATGGGTGGCATCAGCCGCACCCGGCTCTGTGCGGTCGCCGCGGTTCACGCACTGCGCGACTGCGCACATTGCGTGGCGGTCCGCACGGTCACCGAACCGCCTGGGCCGGCGCGGGGCTGA
- a CDS encoding MFS transporter codes for MSATPAVSLPGDPPGGRRAAAVWGIGVAVYFVAVIFRTSLGVAGLDAADRFGVNASALSTFSILQLLVYAGMQIPVGLMVDRMGTKKVLTIGVVLFTVGQLGFALSPTYGTALASRALLGCGDAMTFISVLRLGSRWFPARRGPLIGQVAALFGMAGNLVSTLVIARMLHGMGWTATFAGSAAAGVLVLVLLSLFLSDHPEGHEPPPARHAGPAFVRKQIAESWREPGTRLGMWVHFTTQFPGMVFLLLWGMPFLVESQGLSREAAGGLLTLVVLSNMLVGLVYGQVIARHHAARVPLALGTVGATATLWAATIAYPGGPAPLWLLITLCAVLGACGPASMIGFDFARPANPPERQGTASGIVNMGGFVASMTTLLAVGVLLDATGDNYRIAFSSVFVLEALGVAQILRLRGRTARRERERLVASRVEAVHVPA; via the coding sequence GTGAGCGCGACCCCGGCGGTGTCCCTGCCCGGTGATCCACCCGGCGGCCGGCGTGCCGCCGCCGTGTGGGGCATCGGCGTGGCCGTCTACTTCGTCGCGGTCATCTTCCGCACCAGCCTCGGCGTCGCCGGACTCGACGCCGCCGACCGCTTCGGCGTCAACGCCTCCGCCCTGTCCACCTTCTCCATCCTCCAACTGCTGGTCTACGCGGGCATGCAGATACCCGTCGGCCTGATGGTCGACCGGATGGGCACCAAGAAGGTGCTCACCATCGGCGTGGTGCTCTTCACCGTCGGCCAGCTCGGCTTCGCCCTCTCGCCGACGTACGGAACGGCGCTCGCGTCCCGCGCGCTGCTCGGCTGCGGCGACGCGATGACCTTCATCAGCGTGCTGCGGCTCGGATCACGCTGGTTCCCCGCCCGGCGCGGACCGCTCATCGGGCAGGTCGCCGCGCTCTTCGGCATGGCCGGCAACCTCGTCTCCACCCTGGTCATCGCCCGCATGCTGCACGGCATGGGCTGGACGGCCACCTTCGCGGGCAGCGCGGCGGCCGGAGTGCTGGTGCTGGTGCTGCTCTCGCTCTTCCTCTCCGACCACCCCGAGGGTCACGAGCCTCCGCCCGCCCGGCACGCGGGCCCCGCCTTCGTACGGAAGCAGATCGCCGAATCGTGGCGGGAGCCCGGTACCCGGCTCGGCATGTGGGTCCATTTCACGACCCAGTTCCCCGGCATGGTGTTCCTGCTGCTGTGGGGCATGCCGTTCCTGGTGGAGTCCCAGGGCCTCTCCCGCGAGGCCGCCGGCGGCCTGCTGACACTGGTGGTGCTCTCCAACATGCTGGTGGGGCTCGTGTACGGGCAGGTCATCGCCCGGCACCATGCCGCACGGGTGCCGCTGGCGCTCGGTACGGTCGGCGCCACCGCGACCCTGTGGGCGGCCACCATCGCCTACCCGGGCGGCCCGGCTCCCCTGTGGCTGCTGATCACACTCTGCGCGGTGCTCGGCGCCTGCGGACCCGCGTCGATGATCGGGTTCGACTTCGCCCGCCCGGCCAACCCGCCGGAGCGGCAGGGAACGGCGTCCGGGATCGTCAACATGGGCGGGTTCGTCGCCTCGATGACAACGTTGCTCGCAGTGGGCGTCCTGCTGGACGCGACCGGCGACAACTACCGGATCGCCTTCTCATCGGTGTTCGTGCTGGAGGCGCTCGGAGTCGCCCAGATTCTGCGACTGCGCGGGCGCACCGCACGGCGCGAGCGCGAACGCCTGGTGGCGAGCCGGGTGGAGGCGGTGCACGTTCCGGCGTGA